In Pollutimonas sp. M17, a single genomic region encodes these proteins:
- the sufT gene encoding putative Fe-S cluster assembly protein SufT, whose product MSYTRQDVIVSRDCPAVTVPYGSPVTIEKGCEATITQQLGGSYTVMVEGNLYRVEGVDGDALGFEPTEAAVHTHDGPVTAQAVEDAAWSLLATCYDPEIPIDIVNLGLVYSCQVMPAADEQFRIEVQMTLTAPGCGMGTMIADEARNKLLSIHGVDEVKVDLVWDPPWSREMISEPARLQMGLL is encoded by the coding sequence ATGAGTTATACACGCCAGGACGTGATCGTAAGCCGCGACTGCCCCGCAGTCACCGTGCCTTACGGCTCGCCGGTCACCATTGAAAAAGGCTGCGAGGCCACCATCACCCAGCAGTTGGGCGGCAGCTACACGGTCATGGTCGAGGGCAACCTTTACCGGGTCGAGGGCGTCGACGGCGATGCCCTGGGTTTCGAGCCCACCGAAGCGGCCGTGCATACGCACGACGGCCCGGTCACCGCGCAAGCGGTCGAAGACGCGGCCTGGAGCCTGCTGGCCACCTGCTACGACCCGGAAATTCCCATCGATATCGTCAATCTGGGGCTGGTCTACAGCTGCCAGGTGATGCCCGCGGCGGACGAGCAATTCCGCATCGAGGTTCAGATGACGCTTACCGCGCCCGGCTGCGGCATGGGCACCATGATCGCCGACGAAGCGCGCAACAAGCTGCTGTCCATACATGGCGTCGACGAGGTCAAGGTGGATCTGGTCTGGGATCCGCCCTGGAGCCGCGAAATGATCAGCGAGCCGGCCCGCCTGCAAATGGGCCTGCTGTAG
- the sufC gene encoding Fe-S cluster assembly ATPase SufC — translation MLSIKDLHASVEDKAILRGLNLEVKAGEVHAIMGPNGSGKSTLSQVLAGREDYKVESGSVQWQGQDLLSMPIEERARSGLFLAFQYPIEIPGVSNAYFLRAAVNATRRHQGLPELDAMDFIKKVKAEMKTVGMKEEFLYRSVNEGFSGGEKKRNEVLQMTLLEPKLAILDETDSGLDIDALKVVADGVNRLRSPDRALIVITHYQRLLDYIVPDFVHVLAGGRIVRSGGHELALELEERGYGWVKDLADGKGAAA, via the coding sequence ATGCTAAGCATCAAGGATTTGCACGCCTCGGTTGAAGACAAGGCGATTCTGCGCGGTTTGAACCTCGAGGTGAAAGCCGGCGAAGTCCACGCCATCATGGGCCCCAACGGCTCCGGCAAAAGCACGCTGTCGCAAGTGCTGGCCGGCCGCGAGGACTACAAGGTGGAAAGCGGTTCGGTGCAATGGCAGGGACAAGACCTGTTGTCCATGCCCATCGAAGAGCGCGCCCGTTCCGGGCTGTTCCTGGCGTTTCAATATCCCATCGAGATCCCGGGCGTGTCCAATGCCTATTTCCTGCGCGCGGCCGTGAATGCCACGCGGCGCCACCAGGGCCTGCCCGAGCTGGACGCCATGGACTTCATCAAGAAGGTCAAGGCCGAAATGAAGACCGTGGGCATGAAAGAGGAATTCCTTTATCGCTCCGTGAACGAAGGCTTCTCGGGTGGCGAGAAAAAGCGCAACGAAGTGCTGCAAATGACGCTGCTCGAACCCAAGCTGGCCATCCTGGACGAAACTGATTCGGGCCTGGACATCGACGCGCTCAAGGTCGTGGCCGATGGCGTGAACCGCCTGCGCTCCCCGGATCGGGCCCTCATCGTCATCACCCACTATCAACGCCTGCTGGACTACATCGTGCCCGATTTCGTGCACGTGCTGGCGGGCGGGCGCATCGTCCGTTCCGGCGGGCACGAACTGGCGCTGGAACTTGAAGAGCGCGGCTATGGCTGGGTCAAGGATCTGGCCGATGGCAAAGGGGCTGCGGCATGA
- a CDS encoding CsgG/HfaB family protein, producing the protein MQKKKQPRPESASRGLKVLSAGMLSMALGACAVPHKPAEVATPAHLTPATPSTRDLVQLPPPKGKVTVAVYGFRDQTGQYKPAPDSSFSTSVTQGASSMLVKALKDSGWFTPVERESLQELLTERRIVRALDGSQGEAAPAIHIPALMPASVLIDGGIVAYESNVRTGGLGARFLGVGLSTQYRMDQVTVSLRSVDIRSGRVLQAVSTTKTIFSYEVRPSVYKFVNFKDLLEIEGGVTNNEPTQLCVKEAIEAAVIHLTVQGLKDRNWLLKDESDWNSPIIQAYLREGNTYAINVADLPPGGAAAIEATPPVTEPPPN; encoded by the coding sequence ATGCAAAAGAAGAAACAACCCCGGCCGGAAAGCGCTTCCCGCGGCTTGAAAGTCCTTTCCGCGGGCATGCTGAGCATGGCTCTGGGCGCCTGCGCCGTGCCGCACAAGCCGGCCGAAGTGGCTACACCCGCTCATCTGACCCCCGCCACGCCCTCCACACGCGACTTGGTGCAACTGCCGCCGCCCAAAGGAAAGGTCACCGTCGCGGTCTACGGCTTCCGGGATCAAACGGGACAGTACAAGCCCGCACCCGACAGCTCCTTCTCGACCTCCGTCACCCAGGGGGCCTCTTCGATGCTGGTCAAGGCGCTCAAGGATTCGGGCTGGTTCACGCCCGTGGAGCGGGAAAGCCTGCAGGAACTGCTGACCGAAAGACGCATCGTGCGGGCGCTGGACGGCTCGCAGGGCGAGGCCGCCCCGGCCATACACATACCGGCCCTGATGCCCGCCTCGGTGTTGATAGACGGCGGAATCGTCGCCTACGAAAGCAATGTGCGTACCGGCGGGCTGGGCGCGCGCTTCCTGGGCGTAGGGCTTTCCACGCAATACCGCATGGACCAGGTCACGGTCAGCCTGCGCAGCGTCGATATAAGGTCGGGCCGCGTCCTGCAGGCCGTGTCCACGACCAAGACCATCTTTTCATACGAAGTCCGGCCCAGTGTCTACAAATTCGTCAACTTCAAGGATCTGCTTGAAATCGAAGGCGGCGTGACCAACAACGAGCCGACTCAGCTTTGCGTCAAGGAAGCCATCGAGGCTGCCGTGATCCATCTTACCGTCCAGGGGCTGAAAGATAGGAACTGGCTGCTCAAGGATGAGAGCGACTGGAACTCGCCCATCATCCAGGCCTATCTGCGGGAAGGCAACACCTATGCCATCAATGTGGCCGATCTGCCGCCCGGAGGCGCCGCAGCCATCGAAGCCACTCCCCCGGTGACCGAACCCCCGCCGAACTAG
- a CDS encoding curli assembly protein CsgF: MKNKILLRGAAACCAWMLAGQAAATELVYYPFNPSFGGSPLNGSVLLNSALATNRHTDPDVGQDQFGIEEKTPLQVFNETLERSILSRLASAASSQIVGPDGKFIPGTLDTGSFTINIVDLGNGFLSITTIDKLTGGVTTFQVGQ, from the coding sequence ATGAAAAATAAAATCCTGCTGCGAGGCGCGGCAGCCTGCTGCGCATGGATGCTGGCCGGACAGGCGGCAGCCACGGAGCTGGTGTATTACCCCTTCAACCCGTCCTTTGGCGGAAGCCCGCTGAACGGTTCGGTCTTGCTCAACTCCGCCCTGGCGACGAACCGCCACACCGATCCGGATGTCGGCCAGGATCAGTTCGGCATCGAGGAAAAGACGCCCTTGCAGGTTTTCAATGAAACCCTGGAGCGGTCGATACTCAGCCGCCTGGCGTCGGCCGCCAGCTCGCAGATCGTCGGCCCCGACGGGAAGTTCATACCGGGCACGCTGGATACCGGCAGCTTCACCATCAACATCGTCGACCTTGGCAACGGCTTCTTGTCCATCACCACCATAGACAAGCTGACCGGCGGCGTCACAACCTTCCAGGTAGGCCAATGA
- the csgH gene encoding curli-like amyloid fiber formation chaperone CsgH has protein sequence MNIDADIQVWLETMNRNQAAVIVPYVQSKQDKTLAYAVRAVKEGPNGRSVLSQGGTLRVPANVPTALGRMSLSWGKQDDCGIDLKLSENGAAQRNYHFACPE, from the coding sequence ATGAACATAGATGCCGATATCCAGGTTTGGCTGGAAACCATGAACAGGAACCAGGCCGCGGTCATTGTTCCCTATGTGCAAAGCAAGCAGGACAAAACCCTGGCCTATGCCGTCAGGGCGGTCAAGGAGGGTCCGAATGGACGCTCCGTGCTGAGCCAGGGCGGCACGCTGCGTGTCCCGGCGAATGTTCCCACCGCACTGGGCCGGATGTCCTTGAGCTGGGGCAAGCAGGACGATTGCGGCATCGACCTGAAGCTCAGCGAAAACGGAGCGGCGCAGCGAAACTACCATTTCGCCTGCCCGGAATAG
- a CDS encoding curli production assembly/transport protein CsgE has translation MRFSMVWLISLAAAAFCPLARGQDLPPAKDTLPPTMLDEGRKGKSVFDDPLGGVVVNRTVTVLGNDFYQDFTALWRQKDISNKFSISIYERPSARFGSEIWVQFRQKNMFHVFLPPARARTRQISAAAVELVYQNIADSEAERILVRSPDLGPEEM, from the coding sequence ATGCGCTTTTCCATGGTTTGGCTTATCTCGCTTGCCGCCGCGGCCTTCTGCCCGCTGGCCCGGGGACAGGACCTGCCGCCGGCCAAGGACACGCTGCCCCCGACCATGCTGGACGAGGGCCGGAAAGGAAAGAGCGTGTTCGACGACCCGTTGGGCGGTGTGGTGGTCAATCGCACCGTAACCGTGCTGGGCAACGACTTCTACCAGGACTTCACGGCGCTATGGCGTCAGAAAGACATCAGCAACAAATTTTCGATCTCCATATACGAACGGCCATCCGCCCGTTTCGGGAGCGAGATCTGGGTTCAATTCCGGCAAAAGAACATGTTCCATGTGTTCCTGCCCCCGGCACGGGCCAGGACCAGGCAGATCAGCGCGGCGGCCGTCGAGCTGGTCTACCAGAACATCGCCGACAGCGAAGCCGAACGCATCCTGGTCCGCAGCCCGGACCTGGGTCCCGAGGAGATGTAA
- the pgaC gene encoding poly-beta-1,6-N-acetyl-D-glucosamine synthase, whose product MIDRLIAFLVLCIVLGAPFGLTLVLTSDVLLNFVFFYPLFMSGIWMAGGLYFWLHWERKWNWRPYRPPQFPDQPLITILIPCYNEQDHGEQTILAALGQEYPNIEVIAVNDGSTDGTAVMFDKLTALHPRLRVIHLAQNQGKAMALRMGAMAARSEYLVCIDGDALLDPDAVSYLVAPLINNPRVGAVTGNPRVRTRSTLIGRIQVGEFSSIIGLIKRTQRVYGQLFTVSGVCTAFRRKALDEVDYWSLDMITEDIDITWKLQRAQWSVFYEPRALCWILMPETLRGLWKQRLRWAQGGAEVFLKNLTTIWNWKYRRLWPLMFEFCLSTGWAFAFALSIALWVLGHIVVLPPNIQVSILMPPSFTGMVLAMVCLTQFLVSVLIDRRYEPKLAHALYWIIWYPFAYWIINLFTTLFSFPKVMLRIRRQRARWTSPDRGIKELT is encoded by the coding sequence ATGATAGACCGATTGATCGCCTTTCTGGTGTTGTGCATCGTCCTGGGCGCGCCATTCGGCCTGACCCTGGTGCTGACCAGCGATGTATTGCTGAATTTCGTATTCTTCTACCCGCTGTTCATGTCGGGCATCTGGATGGCGGGCGGCCTGTACTTCTGGCTGCACTGGGAGCGCAAGTGGAACTGGCGCCCCTATCGCCCGCCGCAGTTTCCCGACCAGCCGCTGATCACCATCCTGATCCCCTGCTACAACGAGCAGGATCATGGCGAGCAGACCATACTGGCGGCCCTGGGGCAGGAGTATCCCAACATCGAAGTCATCGCCGTCAATGACGGCTCCACCGATGGCACGGCCGTGATGTTCGATAAGCTGACGGCCCTGCATCCCCGCTTGCGCGTCATCCACCTGGCCCAGAACCAGGGCAAGGCCATGGCATTGCGGATGGGCGCCATGGCGGCCCGCAGCGAATACCTGGTCTGCATCGACGGCGACGCCCTCCTGGATCCGGATGCCGTCAGCTATCTGGTTGCGCCGCTGATCAACAACCCGCGCGTCGGCGCCGTGACCGGCAACCCCCGGGTCCGCACGCGCTCCACGCTGATCGGCCGCATCCAGGTCGGCGAATTTTCCTCCATCATCGGCCTGATCAAACGCACACAGCGCGTCTACGGCCAGTTGTTCACCGTGTCCGGCGTCTGCACCGCCTTCCGGCGGAAGGCGCTGGACGAAGTGGACTACTGGAGCCTGGACATGATCACGGAAGACATCGACATCACCTGGAAGCTCCAACGCGCGCAATGGTCGGTCTTCTACGAGCCCCGGGCGCTGTGCTGGATACTCATGCCCGAGACCTTGCGAGGCCTGTGGAAGCAGCGTTTGCGCTGGGCCCAGGGCGGTGCCGAGGTCTTCCTGAAGAATCTGACGACCATCTGGAACTGGAAGTACCGCCGGCTCTGGCCGCTGATGTTCGAATTCTGCCTTTCGACGGGATGGGCCTTCGCCTTCGCCCTGTCGATCGCGCTATGGGTGCTGGGCCACATCGTCGTGCTGCCCCCCAACATACAGGTGTCGATACTCATGCCGCCGTCGTTCACCGGCATGGTGCTCGCCATGGTATGCCTGACGCAGTTCCTGGTCAGCGTACTGATAGACAGGCGCTACGAGCCCAAGCTGGCCCATGCCCTGTACTGGATCATCTGGTACCCCTTCGCCTACTGGATCATCAATCTTTTCACCACCCTCTTCAGTTTCCCCAAGGTCATGCTCCGCATCCGCCGCCAGCGCGCACGCTGGACCAGCCCGGACCGGGGCATAAAGGAGTTGACATGA
- a CDS encoding response regulator transcription factor, with protein sequence MSLITVIEPHPLIRLGILQLLSNVEPGCSLKGEDYSSILRDAPDAAESDLVLLSVFSFEEVQKLTTATARVFSPKAMLLLSDSSDMPHTVQGLPSSVAGYVPKNAPPEVLQASVRLVLAGGSCFPMRSNVVNPQQSLLTQFEPVNWPIDNERKTRAANANPECEMLGLTPRQYEVLVLLARGYPMKTVGRYLNISVATAKAHTETLYQRLDVHNRNAAVYEAVSRGATLGWPSIGGPQQEAGA encoded by the coding sequence ATGTCTCTCATTACCGTCATCGAACCCCACCCGTTGATCCGGCTGGGCATTCTGCAACTATTGTCCAATGTCGAGCCCGGGTGCTCGCTGAAAGGCGAAGATTATTCAAGCATCTTGCGCGACGCACCGGACGCCGCTGAATCCGATCTGGTGTTGCTTTCGGTTTTCTCCTTCGAGGAAGTGCAGAAACTGACGACGGCCACCGCCCGCGTCTTCTCGCCCAAGGCCATGCTGCTTTTATCCGACAGCAGCGACATGCCCCATACCGTGCAAGGCCTGCCTTCCTCCGTGGCCGGCTATGTGCCCAAGAACGCCCCGCCGGAGGTCCTGCAAGCCTCGGTCCGCCTGGTGCTGGCCGGCGGATCCTGCTTTCCGATGCGCTCAAACGTTGTCAACCCGCAACAATCACTGCTGACCCAGTTCGAGCCGGTCAACTGGCCCATCGACAATGAAAGAAAAACCCGGGCGGCCAACGCCAATCCCGAGTGCGAGATGCTGGGACTGACGCCCCGGCAATATGAAGTCCTGGTACTGCTGGCCCGGGGCTATCCCATGAAGACGGTCGGGCGCTATCTGAATATCTCGGTCGCGACCGCCAAGGCGCATACCGAGACCCTGTACCAGCGTCTGGACGTGCACAATCGCAACGCCGCCGTCTACGAAGCGGTCTCGCGGGGCGCCACGCTGGGATGGCCCTCCATCGGCGGCCCCCAGCAAGAAGCCGGCGCTTGA
- the sufD gene encoding Fe-S cluster assembly protein SufD: MSTVQSWVTGFADRTRDSAGSRLPWLSAMRQRAIERFAAEGWPTTRQEAWRHTSLAALEQQSFLDAGKPSAAQLVSELRGSDAGHWLVFIDGCHAPELSDVGTLPSGARVQSLSEALDQVPEQVEAVFGTELEGASTAALNTALAADGAFISLARGVALDKPVHLVFIAASQQAASFPRNLIVAEAAARAVVMEHYVGQGSGASLTNAVTRAKLAADAHVTHLKLQQEDPQAFHLGAVSVEQDKGSVYNSHSMSFGARLARHDISTSFAGDHCETLLNGLYYVDGRRHVDHHTLIDHAKPHGVSREFYRGILGDTARGVFGGRILVAPGADKTDAVQRSDSLLLSRLAKADARPELEIYADDVKCAHGATVGQLDEDSMFYLRSRGLDEAHARNVLTYAFAAQSVDRIEPEALRGKVIAAIRALVPGGAALGEF, encoded by the coding sequence ATGAGCACGGTGCAATCCTGGGTGACCGGTTTTGCGGATCGTACGCGCGATTCGGCCGGCTCCCGCCTGCCCTGGCTGTCGGCAATGCGCCAGCGCGCCATCGAGCGCTTCGCCGCCGAAGGCTGGCCCACCACCCGCCAGGAGGCATGGCGCCACACGTCGCTGGCCGCGCTGGAACAGCAGTCTTTCCTGGACGCCGGCAAGCCGTCGGCGGCCCAACTGGTCAGCGAACTGCGCGGCAGCGATGCCGGCCATTGGCTGGTCTTCATCGACGGCTGCCACGCGCCCGAGCTGTCGGACGTCGGAACCCTGCCGTCGGGAGCCCGGGTCCAGTCGCTGTCCGAAGCGCTGGATCAGGTGCCCGAGCAGGTCGAAGCCGTTTTCGGCACTGAGCTCGAAGGGGCCAGCACCGCCGCATTGAACACCGCCCTGGCGGCCGACGGCGCCTTCATCAGCCTAGCCCGCGGCGTCGCGCTGGACAAGCCCGTGCACCTCGTGTTCATTGCGGCCAGCCAGCAGGCGGCCAGCTTCCCGCGCAACCTCATTGTGGCCGAGGCGGCGGCGCGGGCCGTCGTCATGGAGCATTACGTGGGGCAGGGCAGCGGCGCCAGCCTGACCAATGCGGTAACGCGGGCCAAGCTCGCGGCGGACGCGCATGTCACCCATCTGAAGCTGCAACAGGAAGACCCGCAAGCATTCCACCTGGGCGCCGTCAGCGTCGAACAGGACAAGGGCTCGGTCTACAACTCGCATTCCATGTCGTTCGGCGCCCGCCTGGCGCGCCACGACATCTCCACCAGTTTTGCCGGCGATCATTGCGAGACCCTGCTGAACGGCCTGTATTACGTGGATGGCCGCCGCCATGTCGACCACCACACGCTGATCGACCATGCCAAGCCGCATGGCGTCAGCCGCGAGTTCTACCGGGGCATACTGGGCGATACGGCGCGGGGCGTATTCGGCGGCCGCATTCTGGTGGCGCCCGGCGCCGACAAGACCGACGCCGTGCAGCGCTCCGACAGCCTTCTGCTGTCGCGCCTGGCCAAGGCCGATGCGCGGCCCGAACTGGAAATCTACGCCGACGACGTCAAGTGCGCGCACGGCGCCACCGTGGGCCAACTGGATGAAGACAGCATGTTCTACCTGCGTTCGCGCGGCCTGGACGAAGCGCATGCGCGCAATGTGCTGACCTATGCGTTCGCGGCCCAGTCGGTCGACCGCATCGAACCCGAGGCGCTGCGCGGCAAGGTCATCGCCGCCATACGGGCGCTGGTGCCCGGCGGCGCCGCACTGGGGGAATTCTGA
- the pgaD gene encoding poly-beta-1,6-N-acetyl-D-glucosamine biosynthesis protein PgaD, whose protein sequence is MIITTQRSPLALAIDTALTALGWIGFFYLFTKGVIAVMDGNHHGPSVPYMEQLWPTARSLTVYALVAAFNAVLVVLWGRYRKLFFRTLNRREAAAKIDDETVATHFHLSSNQLHEIQDSRVTVIYHSNEGDIAHLETDQLRMQPAGNSAVYDAVRAA, encoded by the coding sequence ATGATCATCACCACGCAGCGCTCTCCCCTCGCATTGGCCATCGACACAGCCCTTACCGCGCTGGGATGGATAGGATTCTTCTATCTTTTCACCAAGGGCGTGATCGCCGTCATGGACGGCAATCACCACGGCCCGTCCGTTCCTTACATGGAACAGCTGTGGCCCACCGCCCGCAGCCTGACGGTCTACGCGCTGGTCGCCGCCTTCAATGCCGTGCTGGTCGTGTTGTGGGGCCGGTATCGCAAGCTTTTTTTCAGAACGCTGAATCGGAGAGAGGCTGCGGCCAAGATCGACGACGAAACCGTGGCCACGCATTTCCACCTATCCAGCAATCAGCTGCACGAGATACAGGACAGTCGCGTCACCGTCATCTACCACTCGAACGAAGGCGATATCGCGCATCTGGAGACGGATCAGCTGCGCATGCAGCCGGCCGGAAACAGCGCGGTGTACGACGCGGTCCGGGCGGCCTGA
- a CDS encoding cysteine desulfurase gives MNAPIRMAGAAGLLDRAADFPILARPVKGRRLAYLDNGATTQKPLAVIQAESDFYEQSNANIHRGVHWLSQHATDLYEQGRESVRRLLNAARSQEIVFTRGTTEAINLVAYSWARAALKEGDEILITGMEHHSNIVPWQLLCEQTGARLRVVPVTDNGELDMDQYRAMLGARTKLVGVAHVSNALGTINPVAEITRLAHEAGAKVLIDGAQAVAHQAVDVQALDCDFYVFSGHKLYGPTGIGALYARYDILKDMPPWQGGGDMIYTVSFERSTYADVPQRFEAGTPNIAGVVGLDAAIRYVLDIGLDAIAAHEHALLEMGTQELLSLPGLRLIGTAARKAGILSFVVDGIHPHDLGTILDTEGVAIRAGHHCAMPLMTRFGIPGTARASLALYNTQEDIAALAAALRKAQKLFGTGHQ, from the coding sequence ATGAACGCACCGATACGCATGGCCGGCGCGGCGGGACTGCTGGATCGCGCCGCCGACTTTCCCATCCTCGCGCGTCCGGTCAAGGGACGCCGGCTGGCCTATCTGGACAACGGCGCCACCACTCAGAAACCGCTGGCGGTCATCCAGGCCGAAAGCGATTTCTACGAACAGTCCAACGCCAACATCCATCGCGGCGTGCATTGGCTGTCGCAGCATGCCACCGACCTGTACGAACAGGGGCGCGAGAGCGTGCGGCGCTTGCTCAATGCGGCGCGCAGCCAGGAAATCGTCTTTACGCGGGGCACGACCGAAGCCATCAACCTGGTGGCCTATAGCTGGGCCAGGGCGGCGCTGAAGGAAGGCGACGAGATCCTCATCACCGGCATGGAGCATCATTCCAATATCGTGCCCTGGCAGCTGCTGTGCGAGCAGACCGGCGCGCGCCTGCGCGTCGTGCCGGTGACCGACAACGGCGAGCTCGACATGGATCAATACCGCGCCATGCTCGGCGCGCGCACGAAGCTGGTGGGCGTGGCCCATGTGTCCAATGCCCTGGGCACCATCAATCCGGTGGCCGAGATCACCCGCCTGGCCCACGAGGCCGGCGCCAAGGTGCTGATCGACGGCGCCCAGGCGGTGGCCCACCAGGCGGTCGACGTGCAGGCCCTCGATTGCGACTTCTATGTCTTTTCGGGACACAAGCTGTACGGTCCCACCGGCATCGGCGCACTGTATGCGCGCTACGACATACTCAAGGACATGCCGCCCTGGCAAGGCGGCGGCGACATGATCTACACCGTCAGCTTCGAGCGCAGCACCTATGCCGACGTGCCGCAGCGCTTCGAGGCGGGCACGCCCAACATCGCCGGTGTCGTCGGCCTGGACGCGGCCATACGCTATGTGCTCGATATCGGCCTGGACGCCATTGCGGCGCACGAGCATGCGCTGCTGGAGATGGGCACGCAGGAATTGCTTTCCCTGCCCGGCCTGCGCCTGATCGGCACCGCCGCGCGCAAGGCCGGCATCCTGTCCTTCGTGGTCGACGGCATCCACCCCCACGACCTGGGCACCATACTGGATACCGAAGGCGTGGCCATACGGGCGGGTCATCATTGCGCCATGCCCCTGATGACCCGCTTCGGCATCCCCGGCACGGCGCGGGCGTCGCTGGCGCTCTACAATACGCAGGAAGACATAGCCGCCCTGGCCGCGGCGCTGCGCAAGGCACAGAAATTGTTTGGAACAGGGCATCAATGA
- the sufU gene encoding Fe-S cluster assembly sulfur transfer protein SufU — protein MSDHHSDLRELYQEVIFDHNRHPRNFHAMADASHTADGHNPLCGDQLTVYARVEGGIVQEASFVGHGCAISTASASLMTEAVKGQPVGEVEALFRDMHAMLTEAQPEERDFGKLEVLSGVREFPARVKCATLAWHTLHNAITQARDTARTE, from the coding sequence ATGAGCGATCATCACAGCGATTTGCGCGAGCTTTACCAGGAAGTGATTTTCGATCACAACCGCCACCCGCGTAATTTTCACGCCATGGCGGACGCCAGCCACACGGCCGATGGACACAACCCCCTATGCGGCGACCAGTTGACCGTCTATGCGCGGGTCGAGGGCGGCATCGTGCAGGAGGCCAGTTTCGTGGGCCATGGCTGCGCCATTTCCACCGCATCGGCCTCGCTGATGACCGAGGCCGTCAAGGGGCAGCCTGTGGGCGAGGTCGAGGCCCTGTTCCGCGACATGCACGCCATGCTGACCGAAGCGCAGCCCGAAGAGCGGGATTTCGGCAAGCTGGAAGTCCTGTCGGGCGTGCGCGAATTCCCCGCCAGGGTGAAGTGCGCCACGCTGGCCTGGCATACCCTGCACAACGCGATTACGCAGGCCCGGGATACGGCGCGCACCGAATAA